A single Bacillus sp. (in: firmicutes) DNA region contains:
- the addB gene encoding helicase-exonuclease AddAB subunit AddB, which yields MSLRFVLGRAGSGKSTYLLNEVIEKLKQNPLGPPIIYLVPDQMTFQIEYQLINTPGLNGMIRSQVFSFTRLAWRILQETEGFSRFHLNSTGLHMLLRKIIEHRKDELKVFTRAADQNGFIVQLEDIIAEFKRYSLTPNHLHEKYNELSQTNLATSNKERIANKLFDFHLIYQDYENYLMSYYVDSEDYLRLLAEKIAKSEELKGADIYVDGFHSFTPQELEILSELLKHCNSVTLALTLDQQQLYNDLHELNLFRMTTNTYFNILNFAKENGIKVETPILLEEPFRFLHSPALNHLEKNYDSRPSIKFTDDTEAFTINVNAAVNRRAEVESIAREILHLVRLKNYRWRDFAILLRDSHSYHDLLKTVFEDYEIPVFLDQKRLMLNHPLVEFIRSALDVIQSGWRYEPIFRCVKTDLLFPYEGNKDRIKEDMDKFENYVLAYGIQGKRWTDKKPWEYRRYQAVEGQAIPKTDKEKEYEQKINDLRSLITEPFIAFEKTIKTAETARDYCEALFYFLDDLHIPKKVNRLCIEAEEAGRLTESRDHSQVWQSVLELLDQMASLMGEEELSFELFRKMIHAGLENMHFATVPPAMDQVLVGNMERSRFSNIKCAFILGANDGVIPLKPVEEGVVTEEEREFLASTGFTLAPGSKQQLLDEQFLIYLALTSASDLLYISYPLADDEGKSLVPSILINRLKDLFPALKEKLILNEPSEEEPPRQLQYVTNPKKTMSYLSIQLQNWKRGYPVHELWWDVYNWLIQNNQWETYGKRIVGSLFYINTAKTLPEEISRDLYGEEIKASVSRMELFQACPYSQFITYGLRLEERQIFRLEAPDIGRLFHAALKLITESIQQNHLQWANLTKQQCEQLAYQAVEKLAPNIQKEILLSSNRFHYIKRKLQQVVGRASIVLSEHAKISGFEPIGLELPFGPKGPLAPLTFTLKNGCKMEVVGRIDRVDKSVGDQGVYVRVIDYKSSQKALNLTEVYYGLALQMLTYLDVVITNSKEWIGTEASPAGVLYFHVHNPMLNKSSVPTFEEIEKEIYKRFKMKGLLVANEEAVRLMDQSLETGYSEVIPVALKKDGDFYSNSSVASSQDFDHLRSYVRTKIQDIGTAITDGVIDIEPYKMKNHTPCAFCSYKAICQFDRSQQGNNYKILVPEKDDAILEKIRMKGGEGDEP from the coding sequence ACATATTTACTTAACGAAGTGATTGAAAAACTAAAGCAAAATCCGTTAGGCCCACCAATTATATATCTTGTCCCTGATCAAATGACATTTCAAATAGAATATCAGTTAATCAACACACCAGGTTTAAATGGGATGATTCGCTCACAAGTGTTTAGTTTTACACGGTTAGCATGGCGGATTCTCCAAGAAACAGAAGGGTTTAGCCGTTTTCATCTTAATAGTACTGGCTTGCATATGTTATTACGGAAAATAATTGAGCATCGGAAAGATGAGTTGAAGGTTTTTACAAGAGCAGCGGACCAAAATGGATTTATAGTGCAGCTTGAAGATATTATCGCAGAATTTAAGCGTTACTCTCTTACGCCAAATCATCTTCACGAAAAATACAATGAGCTTTCGCAAACAAATCTTGCAACTAGCAACAAAGAAAGAATCGCAAATAAGCTTTTTGATTTTCATTTAATATATCAGGACTATGAAAATTATTTAATGAGCTATTATGTAGATTCAGAGGATTACTTGCGGCTTTTGGCGGAAAAGATTGCGAAATCGGAAGAACTAAAGGGTGCCGATATTTATGTGGACGGTTTCCATAGCTTTACTCCACAAGAGTTAGAGATCCTTAGCGAGCTATTGAAGCATTGTAACAGTGTGACATTGGCGCTTACCCTTGACCAGCAGCAATTATACAATGATCTACATGAGCTTAATTTGTTCAGAATGACTACAAATACATATTTCAATATTTTGAATTTCGCCAAAGAAAACGGGATAAAGGTCGAAACGCCAATATTATTGGAGGAGCCATTTAGATTTCTGCATTCACCTGCACTCAATCATTTAGAAAAAAACTATGACAGCCGTCCAAGCATCAAATTTACTGATGATACAGAAGCTTTTACTATTAACGTAAATGCCGCTGTTAACCGCCGTGCTGAAGTGGAAAGTATTGCCCGAGAAATATTGCATTTAGTTCGATTAAAAAACTACCGTTGGCGTGATTTTGCGATTTTACTAAGGGACAGTCATTCGTACCATGATTTATTAAAAACCGTCTTTGAGGATTACGAAATTCCGGTGTTTTTAGACCAAAAAAGATTGATGTTAAATCATCCGCTCGTTGAGTTTATTCGTTCTGCTTTAGATGTCATTCAAAGTGGGTGGCGCTATGAGCCGATTTTCCGCTGTGTAAAAACGGATTTACTTTTTCCGTATGAAGGTAACAAAGACCGCATCAAGGAAGACATGGACAAATTTGAAAACTATGTGCTGGCCTATGGAATCCAAGGAAAGCGCTGGACAGATAAAAAACCTTGGGAATATCGGCGTTATCAAGCGGTTGAAGGACAGGCCATTCCGAAAACTGATAAAGAAAAAGAATATGAGCAGAAGATTAATGATTTGCGCTCACTTATAACAGAGCCATTTATCGCTTTTGAGAAAACGATTAAAACTGCCGAAACAGCAAGAGACTATTGTGAAGCCCTTTTTTATTTCTTAGATGACTTGCATATTCCGAAAAAAGTCAATCGCCTTTGCATTGAAGCAGAGGAAGCAGGAAGATTAACGGAGTCAAGGGATCATAGCCAAGTATGGCAATCCGTTTTAGAGTTATTAGATCAAATGGCATCCTTAATGGGTGAGGAAGAATTATCTTTTGAGTTGTTCAGGAAAATGATTCATGCTGGTTTAGAAAATATGCATTTTGCAACAGTTCCACCAGCGATGGACCAAGTATTGGTTGGCAATATGGAACGCTCGCGTTTTTCGAATATTAAATGTGCGTTTATTTTAGGGGCAAATGATGGTGTTATCCCGTTAAAGCCTGTTGAAGAAGGAGTTGTGACTGAGGAAGAACGGGAGTTTTTAGCTAGTACTGGCTTCACATTAGCACCTGGGAGCAAACAGCAGCTATTGGACGAGCAGTTTTTAATTTATCTAGCGTTAACAAGCGCTTCAGATTTACTTTATATAAGTTATCCATTAGCAGATGATGAAGGAAAATCTTTAGTCCCATCAATTTTGATTAACAGACTAAAGGATCTTTTTCCAGCTTTAAAAGAAAAGCTTATCCTTAACGAGCCAAGTGAAGAGGAGCCGCCACGTCAATTACAATATGTAACAAATCCGAAAAAGACGATGTCCTATTTATCGATTCAACTACAAAATTGGAAAAGGGGTTATCCCGTACATGAATTATGGTGGGATGTCTATAATTGGCTTATCCAAAATAACCAATGGGAAACGTATGGGAAGAGAATAGTAGGAAGTTTATTTTACATAAATACGGCGAAAACATTGCCAGAGGAAATTAGCCGCGACTTATATGGAGAAGAAATTAAAGCTAGCGTATCGAGGATGGAATTATTTCAAGCCTGTCCGTATTCACAATTTATTACGTATGGACTGCGCTTAGAGGAGCGGCAAATTTTCCGGCTTGAGGCCCCAGATATTGGGCGGTTATTCCATGCCGCTTTAAAATTGATTACCGAATCAATACAGCAAAATCATTTACAATGGGCTAATCTTACAAAACAACAATGTGAACAACTTGCTTATCAGGCAGTCGAGAAATTAGCACCAAATATTCAAAAAGAAATACTCCTTAGCTCAAACCGTTTTCACTATATAAAGAGAAAATTGCAGCAGGTTGTTGGCCGAGCTTCGATTGTTCTAAGCGAGCATGCAAAAATAAGTGGTTTTGAACCGATTGGCCTGGAACTCCCATTTGGACCAAAGGGACCGTTAGCACCGCTTACGTTTACATTGAAAAACGGCTGTAAGATGGAGGTTGTTGGCCGGATTGATCGGGTTGATAAATCAGTAGGAGATCAAGGCGTGTATGTAAGAGTCATTGATTATAAATCTAGCCAAAAAGCATTAAATTTAACAGAGGTTTATTATGGCTTAGCATTACAAATGCTAACGTACCTAGATGTTGTTATTACGAATTCTAAAGAGTGGATTGGCACGGAAGCATCACCCGCTGGTGTACTATATTTTCATGTCCATAATCCGATGCTAAACAAGTCTAGCGTTCCAACCTTCGAGGAAATTGAAAAAGAAATTTATAAGCGCTTTAAAATGAAAGGGCTGCTCGTTGCTAACGAAGAGGCCGTTCGCCTTATGGACCAATCGCTTGAGACAGGCTATTCTGAGGTCATCCCAGTTGCCTTAAAAAAAGACGGCGACTTTTACAGCAATTCATCAGTTGCCAGTTCACAGGACTTTGACCATTTAAGAAGCTATGTTCGCACAAAAATCCAAGATATTGGCACGGCAATCACAGATGGGGTCATTGATATTGAACCGTATAAAATGAAAAATCACACCCCATGCGCCTTTTGTTCGTATAAAGCAATCTGTCAATTTGACCGTTCACAACAAGGTAACAACTATAAAATTTTAGTCCCAGAGAAAGATGATGCTATTTTAGAAAAAATTCGTATGAAGGGGGGAGAGGGCGATGAACCATGA
- the addA gene encoding helicase-exonuclease AddAB subunit AddA, with translation MNHDIQKPENSTWTDDQWRAITAGGKDILVAAAAGSGKTAVLVERIIKKITSVQNPVDVDRLLVVTFTNAAAAEMRKRIGEALEKEIAKHPGSLHLRMQLTLLNKAAISTLHSFCLHVLKKYYYHIDLDPGFRIADETEAELLMEEVMDELFEEQYSVEENDRFYDLVDRYSNDRSDLELQLLIRRLYDFARSYPWPNEWLEQIIRFYEIDESSEIDDLAWMKDLSEDITIQLSGCTEILNRALELTKEPGGPAPYAANIDLDQSIVQELLTANKQSWQTLYDAMQNVNFSKLKPCKGEEYDKSLQENVKNLREQVKKRMTALKDELFSRQPKYFLKDIQEMKPVVEMLIELVKEFSRRYEIVKKEKGLVDFADLEHFCLQILTDERSTIDKLIPSAVAEDFRELFAEVLVDEYQDVNLVQETIIKLVSCSNNLFMVGDVKQSIYRFRLAEPHLFLTKYRLFSKEDSENSLGIRIDLSKNFRSRAEVLDGTNFIFKQIMNQTVGEIDYDEDAELKLGNLNYPNSEETKAELILIDKKDPTLEETANGETDRNENDDEEADDVSVDLAELENAQLEARVIGLKIKELIEKPYKVTDKSGRERNITYRDIVILLRSMPWAEAMMEEFKDLGIPVYAELSTGYFEATEVSVMMSLLKIIDNPYQDIPLVAVLRSPIVGITEEQLAMIRIHEKNNHYFDSVKGYTRSGTNKELTEKLDLFYKQLKIWRKRAGEGVLSELVWQLYRDTGYYDYVGGLAGGKQRQANLRALYDRGKQYEETSFRGLFRFLRFIERMQDRGEDLGTARALGEQEDVVRIMTIHKSKGLEFPIVFVAGLGRQFNMQDLRKKVLLHKELGFGSKLVNPTLRISYPTLPLLAMKRRLQMELLAEEMRVLYVALTRAREKLYLIATVNDSKKMIKKWNDEVDGEEWLLPDYVRAKAKRYLDWVGPALVRHQACTVLSSKDYTNEISSHSSKWEVNILNAENFPNDSRSIIEQDMELLKQMEHWQTVPIKSNFQQHVFTQLSWKYPYAQAQTKRSKQSVSEIKSRKQVTDAYADTQLIKRFSAPLQDRPKFLQQKSLTAAERGTAMHMVMQHVDLASAITNDSIAIQLETMVRKELLTEEQKKVIDINSVVQFFETPLGQRLQNAKKVRREVPFSLALSAKDAYPDWEEEDTANVLVQGVMDCVFEDEAGVVLLDYKTDTITGRFKSETIAKETLVERYRLQIDLYAQALQEIWKLPRVEKYLFFFDGSLLIEM, from the coding sequence ATGAACCATGATATTCAAAAACCTGAAAATAGTACGTGGACAGATGACCAATGGCGAGCCATCACAGCGGGTGGCAAAGATATTCTTGTTGCTGCTGCTGCAGGCTCGGGGAAAACAGCGGTTTTAGTTGAACGAATTATAAAAAAAATTACCTCCGTTCAAAATCCAGTTGATGTCGACCGCTTATTAGTTGTGACATTTACAAATGCCGCTGCTGCTGAAATGAGAAAAAGAATTGGCGAAGCATTAGAAAAAGAAATTGCTAAACACCCAGGTTCGCTTCATTTGCGAATGCAGTTGACATTATTAAACAAAGCAGCGATTTCAACGCTTCATTCATTTTGCTTACATGTCCTTAAAAAATATTATTATCATATCGATTTAGATCCGGGATTTCGCATTGCTGATGAAACAGAAGCAGAGTTATTGATGGAAGAAGTCATGGACGAGCTTTTTGAAGAGCAATATAGTGTAGAAGAAAATGACCGCTTTTATGATTTAGTTGACAGATATAGTAATGATCGCAGTGATTTAGAACTGCAGCTTCTAATTAGAAGGCTATATGATTTTGCCCGCTCATACCCTTGGCCCAATGAATGGCTAGAGCAAATTATTCGTTTTTATGAGATTGATGAGAGCAGTGAGATTGACGATTTAGCATGGATGAAAGATTTAAGTGAGGATATTACGATTCAATTAAGCGGGTGTACAGAGATATTAAACCGTGCTTTAGAGCTAACAAAAGAGCCTGGCGGCCCTGCTCCGTATGCTGCCAATATCGACCTTGATCAAAGTATTGTTCAGGAGTTATTAACGGCGAATAAACAGTCGTGGCAAACGCTTTATGATGCGATGCAGAATGTTAATTTTTCAAAACTGAAACCGTGCAAAGGTGAAGAGTATGATAAATCGCTCCAAGAAAATGTAAAAAACTTACGAGAGCAAGTGAAAAAGCGAATGACTGCGCTTAAAGACGAGCTTTTCAGCCGCCAACCTAAGTACTTTCTGAAAGATATTCAGGAAATGAAACCGGTTGTGGAAATGCTAATCGAACTAGTAAAGGAATTTTCACGGCGCTACGAAATCGTAAAAAAAGAAAAAGGGCTTGTCGATTTTGCGGATTTAGAGCATTTTTGCCTGCAAATATTGACGGATGAAAGATCAACGATTGATAAACTTATACCATCTGCAGTTGCCGAAGACTTCCGTGAGTTATTTGCAGAAGTACTTGTCGATGAGTATCAGGATGTAAACTTAGTTCAAGAAACGATTATTAAATTAGTATCCTGCTCTAATAATTTATTCATGGTTGGCGACGTGAAACAATCCATTTATCGCTTCCGTTTAGCGGAACCGCATCTTTTCCTGACAAAATATAGACTGTTTTCAAAAGAGGATTCGGAAAACTCACTAGGCATTCGCATTGATTTATCAAAAAACTTTCGCAGTCGTGCTGAAGTATTGGACGGAACAAATTTTATTTTTAAACAAATTATGAATCAAACAGTCGGCGAAATTGACTATGATGAGGATGCTGAATTAAAGTTAGGGAATTTGAATTACCCTAATTCTGAAGAAACAAAAGCCGAACTAATTCTAATTGACAAAAAAGACCCAACTTTAGAGGAAACGGCAAATGGGGAGACCGACCGAAACGAAAATGATGACGAAGAAGCGGATGACGTTTCCGTTGACTTGGCTGAATTAGAAAATGCCCAACTGGAAGCAAGGGTGATTGGGCTTAAAATTAAAGAATTAATCGAGAAGCCTTATAAAGTGACTGATAAAAGTGGAAGGGAACGCAATATCACCTATCGGGATATTGTTATATTGCTCCGTTCCATGCCTTGGGCTGAAGCGATGATGGAGGAATTTAAAGACTTAGGGATTCCGGTGTATGCGGAGCTATCAACTGGTTATTTTGAAGCAACAGAAGTATCTGTGATGATGTCGCTGCTCAAAATCATCGATAACCCGTATCAGGATATCCCGCTTGTAGCCGTACTTCGGTCTCCGATTGTTGGCATAACGGAAGAACAGTTGGCAATGATTCGCATTCATGAAAAGAACAATCATTATTTTGATAGTGTAAAAGGCTATACGAGATCAGGTACAAACAAAGAATTGACCGAAAAACTTGATTTGTTCTATAAACAGCTAAAAATTTGGAGAAAAAGAGCAGGAGAAGGGGTCTTATCTGAATTAGTTTGGCAATTATATAGGGATACCGGCTATTATGATTATGTTGGCGGCTTAGCTGGCGGAAAACAGCGCCAAGCGAACTTGAGAGCTCTTTATGACCGAGGAAAGCAATATGAAGAAACATCTTTCCGAGGGCTTTTCCGTTTCTTACGTTTTATCGAACGCATGCAGGATCGCGGCGAAGACCTTGGAACAGCGCGTGCTCTTGGTGAACAGGAAGATGTCGTTAGAATTATGACCATTCATAAAAGTAAAGGCTTGGAATTTCCAATTGTTTTCGTGGCTGGACTTGGGCGGCAATTTAATATGCAGGATTTACGAAAAAAGGTATTACTTCATAAAGAGTTAGGATTTGGCTCTAAGCTCGTCAACCCAACGCTGCGTATAAGCTATCCAACGCTGCCGCTCCTTGCAATGAAACGCCGCTTGCAAATGGAGCTTTTAGCCGAAGAAATGCGTGTTCTTTATGTTGCCCTTACAAGGGCGAGAGAAAAGCTCTATCTAATCGCTACTGTTAACGATAGCAAAAAAATGATTAAAAAGTGGAATGACGAAGTTGACGGAGAAGAGTGGTTACTGCCAGATTATGTGCGGGCAAAGGCGAAACGATATTTAGATTGGGTTGGGCCAGCATTAGTTCGCCATCAAGCTTGTACAGTGCTAAGCTCAAAAGATTACACAAACGAAATATCTTCCCATTCTTCTAAATGGGAGGTCAATATCCTTAACGCCGAAAACTTTCCAAATGATTCACGTTCTATCATAGAACAAGATATGGAACTACTTAAGCAAATGGAGCATTGGCAGACTGTTCCAATTAAAAGTAATTTTCAACAACATGTTTTTACTCAGCTTTCCTGGAAGTACCCATATGCACAAGCGCAAACGAAGCGCTCAAAGCAATCTGTTTCAGAAATCAAATCAAGAAAACAAGTGACTGATGCATATGCAGATACGCAATTAATTAAAAGGTTCAGTGCCCCGCTACAGGATAGGCCTAAATTTTTACAACAGAAATCGCTGACAGCTGCAGAGCGGGGAACGGCGATGCATATGGTAATGCAGCATGTTGACTTGGCTAGTGCGATTACAAACGATTCTATTGCTATCCAATTAGAAACAATGGTAAGAAAAGAATTATTAACAGAGGAACAAAAAAAGGTCATTGATATAAACAGCGTCGTGCAATTTTTCGAAACACCATTAGGACAAAGGCTGCAAAACGCAAAAAAAGTACGGAGGGAAGTCCCCTTTAGCTTGGCCTTGTCTGCCAAAGACGCTTATCCAGATTGGGAAGAAGAGGATACTGCAAATGTATTAGTGCAAGGGGTCATGGATTGTGTTTTTGAAGACGAAGCTGGTGTTGTGTTACTTGATTATAAAACAGATACAATCACAGGGCGTTTCAAAAGTGAGACAATTGCCAAAGAAACGTTAGTGGAACGCTACCGCCTGCAAATTGATTTATATGCACAGGCACTTCAGGAAATTTGGAAGCTACCGCGTGTTGAAAAATATTTATTTTTCTTTGATGGAAGTTTATTGATTGAAATGTAG